The following proteins are encoded in a genomic region of Brachyspira pilosicoli:
- the flgN gene encoding flagellar export chaperone FlgN produces the protein MFNLYEELTKIEIILNKEIEVYKVILEDEERKVNSIIDTRLQDVHMYCDHQNEKMKEANELRKLRENITDLIILNKFPHLSQTATLSDIIRKIPLNKTAKISSLRLELVTLMARLKHLNKLAPKLFDEALDFFTDMKEVLNESKKVGYNNKGKEHLLNRKLSVLINKQV, from the coding sequence ATGTTTAACTTATATGAAGAACTTACAAAAATTGAAATAATTCTTAATAAAGAAATAGAAGTCTACAAAGTTATATTGGAAGATGAAGAGAGAAAAGTAAACTCTATCATAGATACAAGACTTCAAGATGTGCATATGTACTGCGATCATCAAAATGAAAAAATGAAAGAGGCTAATGAATTAAGAAAGTTAAGAGAAAATATTACAGACTTAATAATATTAAATAAATTCCCTCATCTTTCTCAAACAGCTACTTTGTCTGATATAATAAGAAAAATACCTCTAAATAAAACAGCTAAAATATCCTCACTTCGTTTGGAGCTTGTAACTTTAATGGCTAGATTAAAACATCTAAATAAATTAGCACCAAAATTATTTGATGAGGCATTAGACTTTTTTACAGATATGAAAGAAGTATTAAATGAAAGTAAAAAAGTTGGCTACAACAACAAAGGAAAAGAACATTTACTTAATAGAAAATTATCTGTATTAATAAACAAGCAGGTATAA
- a CDS encoding DUF1858 domain-containing protein — MINKNMSIGEIIQIFPDSVEIMMSYGLHCVGCHVASWESLEEGCRGHGMDDEKIDNLVKEINERCSKN, encoded by the coding sequence ATGATAAATAAAAATATGAGTATAGGGGAAATTATACAGATATTTCCAGATTCAGTAGAGATTATGATGAGCTATGGCCTTCATTGTGTAGGTTGTCATGTTGCAAGCTGGGAAAGTCTTGAAGAAGGCTGCAGAGGTCATGGAATGGACGATGAAAAAATAGATAATTTAGTTAAAGAAATAAATGAAAGATGTTCTAAAAACTAA